The Naumovozyma castellii chromosome 4, complete genome genome contains a region encoding:
- the FLC3 gene encoding putative flavin adenine dinucleotide transporter (ancestral locus Anc_6.241), which produces MKLISRSWCCLFTTILILISHTVSAKRKLVATSLVTCMDGSQLSANSFDVIFNPDDRSLHYTLDMTTQIDSYITADIDVYAYGFKIITKNVDLCNINWKQFCPVHPGAIQIDSIEYISKEYVDEIPGIAYNVPDIDAYAKIKVFNRDDKSQYLACIQIFFSNGKTVNQTGVKWATAVVAGIGLLLSAILSTFGNSIAASHISANTMSLFLYFQSVAVIGMLHVHRVPPIAAAWVENLVWSMGLIKINFMQRIFRWYVQSTGGTPTLYLTATTMSVLTQRSFEYLEQMEVFKRAVDVLYGNQNTLIFRGIKRLAYRMGIENTAVVCTGFTFFVLCGYVLAGFIIICKYSVELGIRLGWIHNKNKLLGFRTNWRIILKGSLLRYIYIGFVQLTILSLWEFTERDSAAVIVIACLFLILSIGLMLWAAYRTVYFARKSINIYNNPAALLYGDQYVLDKYGFFYTMFNAKHYWWNVLLLSYVFVKSLFVGLAQASGQTQALVIWIIDLFYFVAIIYYKPYLDKPTNILNILIATVTVVNSFLFLFFSDLFGQSYAVSAIMGWVFFILNAAFSFILLMMILAFTGLMIFSKNPDIRFKPAKDDRNSFQRNSINPDGMVDDKVANELLALGNVANSHKENWADQLNTNVNVEDTQIPNVDSYNEEHMGISSSTNDTSNLSSGDNEKLPLTSFPQKLLRKLSMKKNEKSKKNGSTDHLGLTKSENMSTDELSTEPTSRKPYPGIASHTRGASDSHNGLMTSFEREQDPFHLEEPNINENPFDDQNLQSASPSVSALNNKDGSLDTMPVSENVAKATNLFSDSTFL; this is translated from the coding sequence ATGAAACTTATCTCGAGGTCATGGTGTTGCCTCTTCACAACCATCCTCATTCTCATATCACATACAGTCTCCGCAAAGAGAAAACTAGTCGCTACATCCTTAGTCACATGTATGGATGGATCTCAACTGTCAGCAAACAGTTTCGATGTCATCTTCAACCCGGATGATAGGTCCCTACATTATACCTTAGATATGACTACACAAATCGATTCATATATCACCGCCGACATCGACGTTTATGCATACGGATTTAAGATCATTACCAAGAACGTTGACCTTTGTAACATTaattggaaacaattttGTCCCGTACATCCAGGTGCCATCCAAATCGACTCCATAGAATACATCTCCAAGGAATACGTCGACGAAATCCCAGGGATCGCATATAATGTTCCAGACATCGATGCTTATGCCAAGATAAAGGTCTTTAACAGAGATGACAAGTCCCAGTACTTAGCTTGTATCCAAATCTTTTTCTCCAATGGGAAAACTGTTAACCAGACAGGTGTTAAATGGGCTACGGCAGTCGTGGCAGGTATCgggttattattatcagcTATCCTTTCCACATTTGGGAATTCCATTGCTGCATCCCATATCTCAGCTAATACTATGTCTCTTTTTTTGTATTTCCAAAGTGTAGCTGTCATTGGTATGTTACATGTCCATAGAGTGCCCCCCATTGCTGCCGCATGGGTGGAAAACTTAGTCTGGTCCATGGGGTTAATCAAGATTAATTTCATGCAAAGAATCTTCCGTTGGTATGTACAATCCACTGGCGGGACCCCCACCTTGTATTTGACTGCAACAACTATGTCTGTCCTTACTCAAAGAagttttgaatatttggagCAGATGGAAGTCTTCAAGAGAGCAGTTGATGTCCTTTACGGGAATCAAAATACTCTGATCTTTAGAGGTATCAAGAGATTGGCTTACAGAATGGGTATAGAAAATACTGCTGTGGTCTGCACTGGGTTTACATTCTTCGTTCTTTGTGGTTACGTCCTTGCTggatttattatcatttgcAAATATTCTGTGGAATTGGGTATTAGACTCGGTTGGATTcataataagaataaactACTAGGATTTAGGACAAATTGGAGAATCATTTTGAAAGGTTCACTTTTAAGATATATCTATATTGGGTTCGTGCAGTTGACCATTCTAAGCCTTTGGGAATTTACAGAGAGAGATTCAGCTGCTGTCATTGTTATTGCATGTCTGTTCCTTATCTTATCCATTGGATTAATGCTTTGGGCTGCATATAGAACCGTTTATTTTGCaagaaaatcaattaatatCTATAATAACCCAGCTGCTTTACTATACGGTGATCAATACGTTCTGGACAAATATGGGTTCTTCTATACCATGTTTAATGCTAAACATTATTGGTGGAACGTATTGTTATTATCCTATGTCTTTgtcaaatcattatttgtgGGTTTAGCACAAGCATCAGGACAGACACAAGCATTGGTCATTTGGATCATTGATTTATTCTATTTTGTTGccattatttattacaaGCCTTACTTGGATAAACCAACCAATATTTTAAACATTCTAATTGCTACAGTAACAGTGgttaattcatttttattccTGTTCTTCTCAGATCTTTTCGGTCAAAGTTACGCTGTATCAGCTATCATGGGTTGggttttctttattttgaatgccgcattttcatttatcttattaatgatgattttagCATTCACTGGATTAATGATCTTTTCCAAGAACCCAGATATTAGATTCAAACCTGCTAAGGATGACAGAAATTCATTCCAAAGAAACTCTATCAATCCAGATGGAATGGTCGATGACAAGGTCGCCAATGAATTACTGGCATTAGGTAATGTGGCTAACTCtcataaagaaaattgggCTGATCAATTAAATACAAATGTTAACGTGGAAGACACACAAATACCTAATGTGGACTCTTACAATGAAGAACACATGGGTATATCATCGTCCACAAATGATACAAGTAATTTATCGTCCggtgataatgaaaaattgcCATTGACCTCATTCCCTCAAAAACTACTACGTAAATtatcaatgaagaagaacgaaaaatccaaaaagAATGGCTCAACAGATCACTTGGGCCTAACAAAATCAGAGAATATGTCCACAGATGAACTTTCTACTGAGCCAACAAGTCGGAAGCCATACCCTGGTATAGCATCACATACAAGAGGAGCATCAGATTCCCATAATGGACTTATGACTTCATTCGAACGAGAACAAGATCCTTTCCATTTGGAGGAACCaaacattaatgaaaatcCATTCGATgatcaaaatcttcaaagtGCCTCACCTAGTGTCAGTGCTTTGAACAATAAGGATGGAAGTCTAGATACAATGCCAGTCTCAGAAAATGTGGCAAAGGCGACAAATCTCTTCAGTGATTCAACATTCTTGTGA
- the HOT1 gene encoding Hot1p (ancestral locus Anc_6.243), whose amino-acid sequence MEDDENPSGHLFSIDEKYKMGLQTHRERQISHNCSDSLVFTHSTVCITEQAMLSANLRENNSHIHGNNATVGQNTNTEVDPALREQSLGLNFDLGSDASITNLTNNLTSSSKNQMQRPNGLLASPLHNAAAAATEAATGTTATNNCNGEVPSTNAITKQILNMLQTDPTSSAKGSSIEPVITSANMASSLLMNPAHDRSHTNLPELDTTSAVPGAAPHSVVTSTGTSSRETKTPLTSEDQLRLFQRMEEMSTRMIKMEENFTKLMKQMEGNSQLMENFMNQNTDQKSFVIDLLNSITNVSATYLQKIKVRSESNSAQSTGTNPLLFNDTPLNHNVSNTNIMNGGTNLRKDDYSFVLNPNGIKRRKRNVVMPSTSTSANPNLNLNVPITDTPMNNVEPNINHLIHSMSESNISNLMQFRKMNPNALKRSNVANNNNNPLTNQMNMPPTSSNNNNNSNNNNAGSGSRPRRNSSHSNGGVDEEGYQEDDDEDEDEGRPKTKIKSTQDDDEEDFTDDEEEDVEDDYDSLDDDEEDEIDEDVMDPTKSGNNKKKSNKKKRKRIDSKLQNNRLVPILSASKDLNSINTGNGVGNNSVNGESKANAMVNRGDVEMNDSTRPDLNYTLIKAPSSVRTIWVEYLYGVNGNPSIRFLEEKYGNKWRLMRNKKTFSRRKRLYKFILNGIEKGKTADEMIDILEERRVYRDEKGVLKKRTIGWLQQSLTGI is encoded by the coding sequence ATGGAGGATGACGAAAACCCGTCAGGACATTTATTCAgtattgatgaaaaatacaaaatGGGCCTGCAGACACATAGAGAGAGACAGATCTCACACAACTGCTCAGATTCATTGGTATTTACTCATTCAACTGTGTGTATAACCGAACAAGCAATGCTCTCTGCCAATCTCCGCGAGAACAACAGCCATATCCATGGCAATAACGCTACTGTGGGACAGAATACCAACACAGAGGTGGACCCTGCATTGCGAGAGCAATCCTTGGGATTGAATTTCGATTTGGGCTCAGATGCATCCATCACCAATTTGACAAATAATCTgacttcatcatctaagAATCAAATGCAAAGACCTAATGGTCTGTTAGCCTCGCCTCTTCATAAtgcagcagcagcagcaacagaAGCAGCAACAGGGACAACGGCAACTAACAATTGCAATGGTGAAGTTCCATCCACAAATGCCATAACAAAGCAGATTTTAAACATGTTGCAGACTGATCCCACATCAAGTGCGAAGGGGTCGAGTATAGAACCCGTGATAACATCCGCTAATATGGCaagttcattattaatgaacCCTGCACATGACCGCTCACATACAAATTTACCAGAATTAGATACCACATCAGCAGTACCAGGAGCCGCTCCACATTCTGTCGTGACTTCAACAGGAACCTCATCTAGGGAAACAAAGACGCCCTTGACCTCGGAGGATCAATTACGtttgtttcaaagaatgGAGGAAATGTCTACGAGGATGATTAAGATGGAAGAGAATTTTACCAAGTTGATGAAGCAGATGGAGGGGAATTCTCAACTAATGGAGAATTTCATGAACCAAAACACTGATCAGAAGTCATTCGTCATTGACTTACTAAATTCCATAACGAATGTGAGTGCGACCTATTTACAAAAGATTAAAGTACGGTCAGAATCTAATTCTGCTCAAAGTACAGGAACAAATCCCCTTCTGTTTAACGATACGCCGTTGAATCACAATGTTAGTAATACGAATATTATGAACGGGGGTACCAATCTAAGGAAAGATGATTATTCATTTGTACTGAATCCCAATGGGAtcaagagaaggaaaagaaatgtCGTCATGCCTTCCACCTCCACTTCTGCAAACCCAAATTTGAACTTGAATGTCCCTATTACAGACACACCGATGAACAACGTTGAGCCTAATATAAATCATCTTATTCATAGTATGAGTGAGAGTAATATAAGTAATTTGATGCAATTTCGAAAGATGAATCCTAATGCTTTGAAACGTAGTAATGTGgcaaacaacaataataatccATTGACTAATCAAATGAATATGCCACCAACTAGcagcaataataataacaatagtaataataacaatgcCGGCAGTGGATCACGACCTAGGCGAAACAGTAGTCATAGTAATGGAGGGGTAGATGAAGAAGGGTatcaagaagatgatgatgaggacGAGGATGAGGGTAGGCCCAAGaccaaaataaaatcaacACAAGATGATGACGAGGAAGATTTcacagatgatgaagaagaagacgtGGAAGATGATTATGATTCCTTggacgatgatgaagaagatgaaatcGATGAGGATGTAATGGATCCAACAAAGTCAGGaaataataagaagaaatctaacaagaagaaaagaaaaagaatagactctaaattacaaaataataGATTGGTCCCCATATTATCTGCATCAAAGGACCTAAATTCTATTAATACTGGCAATGGTGTTGGAAACAATAGTGTCAATGGGGAAAGTAAGGCAAATGCTATGGTTAATCGTGGAGACGTAGAAATGAATGATTCCACAAGGCCTGACTTAAATTATACATTGATCAAGGCTCCGAGTAGTGTAAGAACTATATGGGTGGAATACTTGTATGGAGTGAATGGAAATCCATCAATACGGTTTctggaagaaaaatatggaaATAAATGGAGGTTGATGAGAAATAAGAAGACTTTTTCGAGGAGAAAAAGGTTATACAAGTTTATCTTAAACGGTATTGAGAAGGGCAAAACCGCGGACGAAATGATTGATATTCTGGAGGAAAGACGAGTCTACAGGGACGAGAAGGGTGTTCTTAAGAAAAGAACTATTGGATGGTTACAGCAGAGTTTGACTGGTATTTGA
- the DDR48 gene encoding DNA damage-responsive protein 48 (ancestral locus Anc_6.244), with protein sequence MGFFDKVKEFASSNNSQNNGQNNGQGNGQNDYQNNSNNNNNDNNYGNNDNSYSNNDNNNGSNNYNSGTDDYVSKAEKLVGQENVDKVKNKIGEDNFEKLESKVREKFSKTSISDDNNNNDDSYGSSNNNNDSYGSSNNDNSYGNDNNNNDSYGSSNNADSYDNNNNDSYGSSNNDSYGSSNKKSSYGNDDNNDSYGSSNKKSSYGDDNNTDSYGSSNKKSSYGNDDNTDSYGSSNNDDSYGSSNKKSSYGNDDNTDSYGSSNNDDSYGSSNKKSSYGNDDNTDSYGSSNNDDSYGSSNKKSSYGNDDNTDSYGSSNNNDSYGSSNKKSSYGNDDNTDSYGSSNINDSYGSSNKKSSYGNDDNNDSYGSSNKKSSYGNDDNTDSYGSSNKKNSYGNDDNNNSYGSSNKNDSYGSSNNNDSYGSSNKKSSYGNDDNTDSYGSSNKKNSYGNDDNNNSYGSSNKNDSYGSSNNNDSYGSSNKKSSYGNDDNTDSYGSNNNDSYGSANKNSSYGNDDNDDSYGSSNKNSYGNRSSNDDSYGNDNNYGSNNDLGRGNNDSYNNDY encoded by the coding sequence ATGGGTTTTTTTGATAAAGTTAAGGAGTTTGCTAGTAGCAACAATAGCCAGAATAATGGTCAAAACAACGGCCAAGGTAATGGACAAAACGATTACCAAAATAATagtaacaacaataacaatgataataacTATGGTAACAATGATAATAGCTATAGTAACAATGACAACAATAACGGAAGCAATAACTACAACAGCGGAACTGACGACTATGTCTCTAAGGCAGAGAAACTAGTCGGCCAAGAAAACGTCGACAAGGTCAAGAACAAGATTGGTGAAGACAACTTTGAGAAATTGGAATCTAAGGTCCGtgaaaagttttcaaaGACCTCCATCagtgatgataataataacaatgatgaTTCGTATGGTAGcagtaacaacaataacGATTCTTATGGTTCTTCCAATAACGACAATTCTTACGGGAAtgacaataacaataatgatTCGTACGGTTCCTCCAATAATGCTGACTCATatgataacaataacaatgaCTCATATGGttcttctaataatgaCAGCTATGGCTCATCAAACAAGAAGAGCTCATACGGTAACGATGATAACAATGATTCCTATGGTTCCTCTAACAAGAAGAGTTCTTatggtgatgataataaCACTGACTCTTATGGATCTTCCAACAAGAAGAGCTCTTATGGTAATGATGACAATACCGACTCCTATGGATCATCTAATAACGACGACTCCTATGGATCTTCCAACAAGAAGAGCTCTTATGGTAATGACGACAATACCGACTCCTATGGATCATCTAATAACGACGACTCCTATGGATCTTCCAACAAGAAGAGCTCTTATGGTAATGACGACAATACCGACTCCTATGGATCATCTAATAACGACGACTCCTATGGATCTTCCAACAAGAAGAGCTCTTATGGTAATGACGACAATACTGACTCCTATGGATCATCTAATAACAACGATTCATATGGATCTTCCAACAAAAAGAGTTCCTATGGTAACGATGATAACACTGATTCCTATGGATCTTCTAATATCAACGATTCATATGGATCTTCCAACAAAAAAAGTTCCTATGGTAACGATGATAACAACGATTCATATGGTTCCTCTAACAAGAAAAGTTCTTATGGTAATGACGACAATACCGATTCATATGGTTCCTccaacaagaagaattctTATGGTAACGatgataacaataattcatATGGTTCTTCTAATAAGAATGATTCATATGGCTCATCTAATAACAACGATTCATATGGTTCCTCTAACAAAAAAAGTTCTTATGGTAATGACGACAATACCGATTCATATGGTTCCTccaacaagaagaattctTATGGTAACGatgataacaataattcatATGGTTCTTCTAATAAGAATGATTCATATGGCTCGTCTAATAACAACGATTCATATGGTTCCTCTAACAAAAAAAGTTCCTACGGTAATGACGACAATACCGATTCATATGGGAGTAACAATAATGACAGCTATGGTTCTGCCAACAAGAATAGTTCATATGGTAATGACGACAATGACGATTCTTATGGTTCTTCTAACAAGAATTCCTATGGTAATAGATCGTCTAATGATGATTCCTACggtaatgataataattatggatcaaataatgatttggGTCGTGGCAACAATGATTCATACAATAATGATTATTAa
- the PAI3 gene encoding Pai3p (ancestral locus Anc_6.245) gives MSDKNANVSEMFQQAKEMLEGKANAASEGMKNMASPESKEKMKTKGQDMEKKAQDSYNKLRGAGKQEQTKERQDKDELMDH, from the coding sequence ATGAGTGATAAAAACGCTAACGTCTCGGAAATGTTTCAACAGGCAAAGGAAATGCTTGAAGGTAAAGCTAATGCAGCTAGTGAAGGAATGAAAAACATGGCCTCCCCTGAAAGTAAGGAAAAAATGAAGACAAAAGGCCAGGATATGGAAAAGAAAGCTCAAGATTCGTATAATAAACTAAGAGGTGCTGGGAAGCAAGAACAAACAAAGGAAAGACaagataaagatgaattgatGGATCATTGA
- the IMG1 gene encoding mitochondrial 54S ribosomal protein bL19m (ancestral locus Anc_6.315): MLRSLLSISIPSRCYQKVAASSGKRIPIYPPVDQASTLKTGTLLNKLADIEVDTRLDPLGWRRKLLQKGPKESVSSGDIVRVVYDSKKCSNDNFVGYVISVDRKKYDQDASLLLRNQIAKTYVELRVPVFSPLVERIDLLRKNNGKRKRNKHYYIRGTKLDVPDLEAGMRKKK; encoded by the coding sequence ATGTTAAGATCCTTATTATCGATATCAATACCTTCGAGGTGCTACCAGAAAGTAGCAGCCTCTTCAGGCAAAAGAATTCCTATATATCCACCAGTCGACCAAGCTTCGACCTTAAAAACAGGAACTTTACTAAACAAACTGGCGGACATCGAAGTTGATACAAGGCTGGATCCTCTAGGATGGAGACGGAAGCTATTACAGAAGGGACCAAAGGAGTCTGTAAGTTCGGGAGATATTGTGAGAGTTGTATATGATTCTAAGAAATGTTCGAATGATAATTTTGTTGGATATGTGATATCTGTAgatagaaaaaaatatgacCAAGATGCCTCTCTTCTGTTGAGAAATCAAATAGCAAAGACATATGTTGAATTGAGAGTTCCAGTGTTCTCACCACTTGTGGAGAGAATTGATTTATTGAGAAAGAATAACggaaagagaaagagaaacaaGCATTACTACATTAGAGGAACCAAATTGGATGTTCCTGATTTGGAAGCCGGTATgaggaaaaagaaatag